Proteins found in one Venturia canescens isolate UGA chromosome 8, ASM1945775v1, whole genome shotgun sequence genomic segment:
- the LOC122415321 gene encoding uncharacterized protein isoform X1: MGSGRRYGMDLAETMKNIVAKGMQTEMGSPGAGSGYPSSAGSAGYITEKMYMLLQFYLQNKGWNPSSELLQCFTELKEASMLPSGPYLQMMASRVALDAQGRLVLRENGKIILPYEHFANAVMLKHMNTPHGMHLGLEGTVRAVMESYTIGRECFGMEKEFIIEVVQNCPNPACRYYKNQLELTQKMVHMGPTYIQDNEAAASLLRSSFSHNTDFQSALSSNTLNPHMSSSSNEMSDLRNAANQMNLQRPPSRPSLNIPHRPSIQEKKQPTVKQHYESLVPPVPLNDHKITDFLRSNLDNLEGLSGLGLGNLQSLSNANKDLLALHNGAWTIDNEKSRTTTSNNEGGQEKVVRAFAEVMKNMARMKSCVRPAMCKPYGKQSEALQKTLVDTIQLVQSLRSFLPPPHIPVSSWKNEDKHRLDHNTGSYLPTLRYETAHRTGIFASNEAIGTHEQCDLNAMILV; the protein is encoded by the exons ATGGGAAGTGGCCGTAGATACGG TATGGACCTGGCGGAAACTATGAAGAACATAGTTGCTAAGGGTATGCAAACAGAGATGGGATCTCCAGGTGCAGGTTCAGGTTATCCCAGCTCCGCTGGGAGTGCTGgatatattacagaaaaaatgtaCATGCTTCTACAATTTTATCTTCAAAATAAAGGCTGGAATCCGAGCAGCGAACTTTTGCAATGTTTCACCGAGCTAAAAGAAGCATCGATGCTTCCAAGCGGTCCTTATTTGCA AATGATGGCGTCGAGAGTAGCTCTGGATGCTCAGGGAAGATTGGTATTgcgtgaaaatggaaaaataatactTCCATATGAGCATTTTGCAAACGCGGTGATGTTGAAACACATGAATACGCCTCATGGTATGCATTTGGGATTGGAGGGTACGGTGCGAGCAGTGATGGAATCTTATACCATTGGTAGAGAGTGTTTCGGCATGGAAAAGGAGTTTATCATCGAAGTAGTGCAGAATTGTCCAAATCCGGCTTGTCGCTATTACAAAAATCAGTTGGAATTAACTCAGAAAATGGTTCACATGGGTCCAACTTATATACAAGACAATGAAGCGGCAGCTTCTCTCTTGCGCTCAAGTTTCTCTCACAACACTGATTTTCAATCTGCCCTTTCAAGCAACACTCTGAATCCTCACATGAGTTCATCTTCCAATGAAATGAGCGACTTGAGAAATGCCGCTAATCAAATGAATCTTCAACGTCCACCCAGTCGTCCGTCTCTTAATATTCCGCATCGTCCCAGTATACAAGAGAAGAAACAACCGACTGTTAAGCAACACTATGAGTCTCTCGTACCTCCTGTACCCTTAAACGATCACAAAATTACCGATTTCTTACGATCCAATCTCGACAATCTTGAAGGCCTCAGTGGTCTTGGTCTTGGCAATCTTCAGAGCCTAAGTAACGCTAACAAAGACCTTTTGGCTTTGCACAACGGCGCCTGGACTATCGACAATGAAAAATCTCGTACTACGACTTCCAACAACGAAG GAGGTCAGGAAAAAGTGGTCCGGGCATTCGCCGAGGTAATGAAGAACATGGCAAGAATGAAGTCGTGCGTTCGACCAGCAATGTGCAAGCCTTACGGAAAACAATCGGAGGCACTCCAAAAAA CCCTGGTCGATACAATACAACTCGTACAATCGTTGAGAAGTTTTCTTCCACCACCGCATATTCCCGTTTCCAGCTGGAAGAACGAAGATAAGCACAGATTAGATCATAACACTGGATCGTATTTACCTACGCT gCGTTATGAAACGGCTCACAGGACGGGAATATTTGCATCGAACGAAGCGATTGGCACGCATGAACAGTGCGATTTGAACGCAATGATATTGGTGTAA
- the LOC122415321 gene encoding uncharacterized protein isoform X3 yields the protein MGSGRRYGMDLAETMKNIVAKGMQTEMGSPGAGSGYPSSAGSAGYITEKMYMLLQFYLQNKGWNPSSELLQCFTELKEASMLPSGPYLQMMASRVALDAQGRLVLRENGKIILPYEHFANAVMLKHMNTPHGMHLGLEGTVRAVMESYTIGRECFGMEKEFIIEVVQNCPNPACRYYKNQLELTQKMVHMGPTYIQDNEAAASLLRSSFSHNTDFQSALSSNTLNPHMSSSSNEMSDLRNAANQMNLQRPPSRPSLNIPHRPSIQEKKQPTVKQHYESLVPPVPLNDHKITDFLRSNLDNLEGLSGLGLGNLQSLSNANKDLLALHNGAWTIDNEKSRTTTSNNEGGQEKVVRAFAEVMKNMARMKSCVRPAMCKPYGKQSEALQKTLVDTIQLVQSLRSFLPPPHIPVSSWKNEDKHRLDHNTGSYLPTLKAGGLEEMCEQRKLD from the exons ATGGGAAGTGGCCGTAGATACGG TATGGACCTGGCGGAAACTATGAAGAACATAGTTGCTAAGGGTATGCAAACAGAGATGGGATCTCCAGGTGCAGGTTCAGGTTATCCCAGCTCCGCTGGGAGTGCTGgatatattacagaaaaaatgtaCATGCTTCTACAATTTTATCTTCAAAATAAAGGCTGGAATCCGAGCAGCGAACTTTTGCAATGTTTCACCGAGCTAAAAGAAGCATCGATGCTTCCAAGCGGTCCTTATTTGCA AATGATGGCGTCGAGAGTAGCTCTGGATGCTCAGGGAAGATTGGTATTgcgtgaaaatggaaaaataatactTCCATATGAGCATTTTGCAAACGCGGTGATGTTGAAACACATGAATACGCCTCATGGTATGCATTTGGGATTGGAGGGTACGGTGCGAGCAGTGATGGAATCTTATACCATTGGTAGAGAGTGTTTCGGCATGGAAAAGGAGTTTATCATCGAAGTAGTGCAGAATTGTCCAAATCCGGCTTGTCGCTATTACAAAAATCAGTTGGAATTAACTCAGAAAATGGTTCACATGGGTCCAACTTATATACAAGACAATGAAGCGGCAGCTTCTCTCTTGCGCTCAAGTTTCTCTCACAACACTGATTTTCAATCTGCCCTTTCAAGCAACACTCTGAATCCTCACATGAGTTCATCTTCCAATGAAATGAGCGACTTGAGAAATGCCGCTAATCAAATGAATCTTCAACGTCCACCCAGTCGTCCGTCTCTTAATATTCCGCATCGTCCCAGTATACAAGAGAAGAAACAACCGACTGTTAAGCAACACTATGAGTCTCTCGTACCTCCTGTACCCTTAAACGATCACAAAATTACCGATTTCTTACGATCCAATCTCGACAATCTTGAAGGCCTCAGTGGTCTTGGTCTTGGCAATCTTCAGAGCCTAAGTAACGCTAACAAAGACCTTTTGGCTTTGCACAACGGCGCCTGGACTATCGACAATGAAAAATCTCGTACTACGACTTCCAACAACGAAG GAGGTCAGGAAAAAGTGGTCCGGGCATTCGCCGAGGTAATGAAGAACATGGCAAGAATGAAGTCGTGCGTTCGACCAGCAATGTGCAAGCCTTACGGAAAACAATCGGAGGCACTCCAAAAAA CCCTGGTCGATACAATACAACTCGTACAATCGTTGAGAAGTTTTCTTCCACCACCGCATATTCCCGTTTCCAGCTGGAAGAACGAAGATAAGCACAGATTAGATCATAACACTGGATCGTATTTACCTACGCT GAAAGCGGGTGGTTTGGAGGAGATGTGCGAGCAGCGTAAGCTGGACTGA
- the LOC122415321 gene encoding uncharacterized protein isoform X2, which produces MDLAETMKNIVAKGMQTEMGSPGAGSGYPSSAGSAGYITEKMYMLLQFYLQNKGWNPSSELLQCFTELKEASMLPSGPYLQMMASRVALDAQGRLVLRENGKIILPYEHFANAVMLKHMNTPHGMHLGLEGTVRAVMESYTIGRECFGMEKEFIIEVVQNCPNPACRYYKNQLELTQKMVHMGPTYIQDNEAAASLLRSSFSHNTDFQSALSSNTLNPHMSSSSNEMSDLRNAANQMNLQRPPSRPSLNIPHRPSIQEKKQPTVKQHYESLVPPVPLNDHKITDFLRSNLDNLEGLSGLGLGNLQSLSNANKDLLALHNGAWTIDNEKSRTTTSNNEGGQEKVVRAFAEVMKNMARMKSCVRPAMCKPYGKQSEALQKTLVDTIQLVQSLRSFLPPPHIPVSSWKNEDKHRLDHNTGSYLPTLRYETAHRTGIFASNEAIGTHEQCDLNAMILV; this is translated from the exons ATGGACCTGGCGGAAACTATGAAGAACATAGTTGCTAAGGGTATGCAAACAGAGATGGGATCTCCAGGTGCAGGTTCAGGTTATCCCAGCTCCGCTGGGAGTGCTGgatatattacagaaaaaatgtaCATGCTTCTACAATTTTATCTTCAAAATAAAGGCTGGAATCCGAGCAGCGAACTTTTGCAATGTTTCACCGAGCTAAAAGAAGCATCGATGCTTCCAAGCGGTCCTTATTTGCA AATGATGGCGTCGAGAGTAGCTCTGGATGCTCAGGGAAGATTGGTATTgcgtgaaaatggaaaaataatactTCCATATGAGCATTTTGCAAACGCGGTGATGTTGAAACACATGAATACGCCTCATGGTATGCATTTGGGATTGGAGGGTACGGTGCGAGCAGTGATGGAATCTTATACCATTGGTAGAGAGTGTTTCGGCATGGAAAAGGAGTTTATCATCGAAGTAGTGCAGAATTGTCCAAATCCGGCTTGTCGCTATTACAAAAATCAGTTGGAATTAACTCAGAAAATGGTTCACATGGGTCCAACTTATATACAAGACAATGAAGCGGCAGCTTCTCTCTTGCGCTCAAGTTTCTCTCACAACACTGATTTTCAATCTGCCCTTTCAAGCAACACTCTGAATCCTCACATGAGTTCATCTTCCAATGAAATGAGCGACTTGAGAAATGCCGCTAATCAAATGAATCTTCAACGTCCACCCAGTCGTCCGTCTCTTAATATTCCGCATCGTCCCAGTATACAAGAGAAGAAACAACCGACTGTTAAGCAACACTATGAGTCTCTCGTACCTCCTGTACCCTTAAACGATCACAAAATTACCGATTTCTTACGATCCAATCTCGACAATCTTGAAGGCCTCAGTGGTCTTGGTCTTGGCAATCTTCAGAGCCTAAGTAACGCTAACAAAGACCTTTTGGCTTTGCACAACGGCGCCTGGACTATCGACAATGAAAAATCTCGTACTACGACTTCCAACAACGAAG GAGGTCAGGAAAAAGTGGTCCGGGCATTCGCCGAGGTAATGAAGAACATGGCAAGAATGAAGTCGTGCGTTCGACCAGCAATGTGCAAGCCTTACGGAAAACAATCGGAGGCACTCCAAAAAA CCCTGGTCGATACAATACAACTCGTACAATCGTTGAGAAGTTTTCTTCCACCACCGCATATTCCCGTTTCCAGCTGGAAGAACGAAGATAAGCACAGATTAGATCATAACACTGGATCGTATTTACCTACGCT gCGTTATGAAACGGCTCACAGGACGGGAATATTTGCATCGAACGAAGCGATTGGCACGCATGAACAGTGCGATTTGAACGCAATGATATTGGTGTAA